A window from Corynebacterium singulare encodes these proteins:
- the pdxY gene encoding pyridoxal kinase PdxY gives MNILSIQSHVAYGHVGNSAAVFPLQRAGHEVWPIHTVNFSNHTGYGDWGGPMIPAEDVTAIVDGIEKRGAFPRIDAILSGYQGGPDIAGAIVDAVNRIKAVNPKALYACDPVMGNAKSGCFVSDDIPPLLRDKVVPVADIITPNQFELGYLTDSSVTTLEETLAAVKKAQDIGPKTVLVTSVQRPDTKEDEIEMLAVDGERAYLVATPKLPVKRNGSGDVTAALFTGHYTETSDAKEALKRTASSVYDLLHTTYEADAQELQLIEAQDVFANPRLQFHVEEL, from the coding sequence ATGAACATCCTCTCAATCCAGTCCCATGTTGCGTACGGTCACGTTGGTAACTCCGCTGCCGTCTTCCCCCTCCAGCGCGCAGGCCACGAGGTGTGGCCCATTCACACGGTGAATTTTTCCAACCACACCGGCTACGGCGACTGGGGCGGGCCGATGATTCCTGCCGAAGACGTCACGGCGATTGTGGACGGCATCGAGAAGCGCGGCGCTTTCCCGCGTATCGATGCCATCCTCTCCGGCTACCAGGGCGGTCCGGATATCGCCGGTGCCATCGTGGATGCCGTTAACCGCATCAAGGCCGTTAACCCCAAGGCCCTCTACGCCTGCGACCCGGTCATGGGTAACGCTAAGTCCGGCTGCTTTGTCTCCGACGACATCCCGCCGCTGCTGCGCGATAAGGTCGTGCCGGTGGCGGACATCATCACCCCGAACCAGTTCGAGCTGGGCTACCTCACCGACTCGTCGGTGACCACCCTTGAGGAAACCCTCGCGGCGGTGAAGAAGGCCCAGGACATCGGCCCGAAGACCGTCCTGGTCACTTCCGTTCAGCGCCCGGACACCAAGGAAGACGAGATCGAGATGCTCGCCGTTGATGGCGAGCGCGCCTACCTCGTTGCCACCCCGAAGCTGCCCGTCAAGCGCAACGGCTCCGGTGACGTCACCGCGGCTCTCTTCACCGGCCACTACACCGAGACCAGCGACGCCAAAGAAGCCCTCAAGCGCACTGCCTCCTCGGTGTACGACCTGCTCCACACCACCTACGAGGCCGACGCCCAGGAGCTCCAGCTCATCGAGGCCCAAGACGTTTTTGCCAACCCGCGCCTGCAGTTCCACGTCGAAGAGCTTTAG
- a CDS encoding PhoH family protein, whose protein sequence is MPIITTKFDLDSAYLATVLGPADDNLRVLGDLVGVDLFARGTTVTAAGPDYEVARARKVLEELEAIARRGHPVSTDTVKHTLDLVAVDAPESVSRALAADIVSRRGKSVRPKTLGQSRYVQAIDENTIVFGIGPAGTGKTYLAVAKAVQALRAKQVSRIILTRPAVEAGEKLGFLPGTLNDKIDPYLRPLYDALRDMIDPEMIPKLMEAGIIEVAPLAYMRGRTLNDAFVILDEAQNTTPAQMKMFLTRLGFGSTIVVTGDISQVDLPGGQVSGLRLVRRILKGVPDIHFAELGSADVVRHQLVGRIVDAYDTFAEQEEKK, encoded by the coding sequence GTGCCTATTATCACCACCAAGTTTGATCTCGACTCCGCCTACCTGGCCACCGTGCTGGGCCCGGCGGACGATAATCTGCGCGTGCTGGGAGACCTCGTCGGCGTGGATCTTTTTGCCCGCGGCACGACCGTGACCGCAGCTGGGCCCGACTATGAGGTTGCCCGCGCCCGCAAGGTCCTGGAAGAGCTTGAGGCGATTGCCCGCCGCGGACATCCGGTCAGCACGGATACGGTCAAGCACACGCTCGACCTCGTGGCCGTCGATGCCCCCGAGTCCGTCTCCCGGGCGCTCGCGGCCGATATCGTTTCGCGCCGCGGCAAATCCGTGCGCCCGAAGACGCTGGGCCAGTCGCGCTACGTGCAGGCCATCGATGAGAACACCATCGTTTTCGGCATCGGCCCGGCCGGTACCGGCAAGACCTACCTCGCCGTGGCCAAGGCCGTGCAGGCACTGCGCGCCAAGCAGGTCAGCCGCATCATCCTCACCCGCCCCGCGGTGGAGGCAGGGGAGAAGCTGGGCTTTTTGCCCGGCACCCTCAATGACAAGATTGACCCCTACCTGCGCCCGCTGTACGACGCCCTGCGGGACATGATTGACCCCGAGATGATTCCGAAGCTCATGGAGGCCGGCATCATCGAGGTTGCGCCGCTGGCGTACATGCGTGGCCGCACGCTGAATGACGCCTTCGTCATCCTCGACGAGGCCCAAAACACCACCCCAGCGCAGATGAAGATGTTCTTGACCCGTCTTGGCTTTGGCTCCACCATCGTGGTCACCGGTGATATCTCCCAGGTGGACCTGCCCGGCGGACAGGTCTCCGGTCTGCGCCTGGTGCGTCGCATCTTGAAGGGCGTGCCGGATATTCACTTTGCGGAGCTGGGCTCTGCCGACGTGGTGCGCCACCAGCTGGTGGGCCGTATCGTGGATGCCTACGACACCTTTGCTGAGCAGGAGGAAAAGAAATGA
- the era gene encoding GTPase Era has protein sequence MSTDFDAAFADLPEDGEANAADYSQYTDTPEGFRSGFVSFVGRPNTGKSTLTNALVGQKIAITADQPETTRHPIRGLVHREDAQIVVVDTPGLHRPRTLLGERLNEVVKDTYADVDVIGLTIPADEKIGPGDRWILENVRKVAPKTPIIGIVTKLDKASKDQVGAQLLALHELLSQDNPDAVVIPVSAIEQVQLDELTQVIVDHLPEGPKFYPDGHVTDEAQAERIAELIREAALAGLKNELPHSVAVEVDEMLPSEERPGVLNVHAVLYLERPGQKRIIEGKDGRRFRRIVGTARKEIIQLLGQNVYLDLRIKVLKNWQSDPKALGRLGF, from the coding sequence ATGAGCACCGATTTTGACGCCGCTTTCGCGGACCTGCCTGAAGATGGCGAAGCCAACGCCGCAGACTATTCGCAGTACACCGACACGCCCGAGGGCTTCCGCTCCGGCTTCGTGTCCTTCGTGGGCCGCCCGAATACCGGTAAGTCCACGCTCACGAACGCGCTGGTAGGCCAGAAGATCGCCATCACCGCGGACCAGCCGGAAACCACCCGCCACCCCATTCGCGGACTCGTGCACCGCGAGGACGCGCAGATAGTTGTTGTTGACACGCCCGGCCTGCACCGCCCGCGCACCCTGCTGGGCGAGCGTCTCAACGAGGTTGTCAAAGACACCTACGCAGACGTTGACGTCATCGGCCTGACCATTCCCGCGGACGAGAAGATTGGCCCCGGTGACCGTTGGATTTTGGAGAACGTGCGCAAGGTCGCGCCGAAGACCCCCATCATCGGCATCGTGACCAAGCTGGATAAGGCTTCCAAGGACCAGGTTGGTGCGCAGCTGCTGGCCTTGCACGAGCTGTTGAGCCAGGACAACCCGGACGCCGTGGTCATCCCGGTGTCCGCCATCGAGCAAGTGCAGCTTGATGAGCTGACCCAAGTCATCGTCGATCATCTGCCCGAAGGCCCGAAGTTTTACCCGGATGGCCACGTCACCGATGAGGCTCAGGCGGAGCGCATCGCTGAGCTGATCCGCGAGGCCGCCCTGGCAGGCCTCAAGAACGAGCTCCCGCACTCCGTGGCCGTCGAGGTTGATGAGATGTTGCCCAGCGAGGAACGCCCCGGCGTCCTCAACGTCCATGCCGTGCTCTACCTCGAGCGCCCGGGCCAGAAACGCATCATTGAGGGCAAGGATGGCCGCCGTTTCCGCCGCATTGTGGGTACTGCCCGCAAGGAAATCATCCAGCTGCTTGGTCAAAACGTCTATCTTGACCTGCGTATTAAGGTGCTGAAGAACTGGCAGTCGGACCCGAAGGCGCTGGGCCGCCTGGGCTTCTAA
- a CDS encoding 16S rRNA (uracil(1498)-N(3))-methyltransferase, translating into MSLPVFLHPDLSLAEPGQPVGLDGAEGRHAVTVKRMGPGEHLVLIDGSGLRITATITDVQGKDTLAALVDDIATTPEPSPRVVVVQAIPKSERAELAVDLATQAGADEIIAWQADRCVSKWDAKKAPKALGKWESAALAAAKQSRRTRIPAVRGPMTTRQLCEEIAGTRALVLHEDASVRLKDLDDLDATETIYLLVGPEGGIGEEELAQLTAAGATAIKLGPEVLRTASASMVALASIGTLTSRW; encoded by the coding sequence ATGTCTCTGCCCGTCTTCCTGCATCCGGATCTCTCCCTCGCCGAGCCCGGCCAGCCCGTGGGCCTCGACGGCGCGGAGGGCCGCCACGCGGTCACCGTCAAGCGCATGGGACCAGGGGAACACCTGGTCCTGATCGATGGCTCCGGGCTCCGCATCACCGCCACCATCACCGACGTGCAGGGCAAGGACACGCTCGCCGCGCTTGTCGACGACATCGCAACCACCCCTGAGCCGTCCCCACGCGTCGTCGTGGTCCAGGCCATCCCGAAATCCGAGCGCGCCGAGCTCGCAGTCGATCTGGCTACCCAGGCCGGCGCGGATGAAATCATCGCGTGGCAGGCGGATCGCTGCGTGTCCAAGTGGGACGCTAAAAAGGCTCCGAAAGCGCTGGGCAAATGGGAATCCGCGGCGCTGGCGGCGGCGAAGCAGTCTCGCCGCACGCGCATCCCGGCCGTGCGTGGACCCATGACGACGCGCCAGCTCTGCGAAGAGATTGCGGGCACGCGCGCACTGGTGCTCCACGAGGACGCCTCCGTGCGGCTTAAAGACCTCGATGACCTCGACGCCACCGAGACCATCTACCTGCTCGTGGGACCTGAGGGCGGCATCGGCGAGGAGGAACTCGCCCAGCTCACCGCGGCTGGTGCCACGGCGATTAAGTTGGGGCCGGAGGTGCTGAGGACGGCGTCGGCAAGCATGGTGGCGTTGGCCAGCATCGGCACCCTGACCTCCCGCTGGTAG
- the hrcA gene encoding heat-inducible transcriptional repressor HrcA: MSSSTDARRQEVLRAIVADYIASQSPVGSKALLERYQLGVSSATIRNDMAVLEAEGLIAQEHASSGRVPTQKGYRQFVDTLHDVKPLSAPERRAMLTFLEGGVDLEDVLRRSVQLLAQVTKQAAVVQMPNLKVSRVKHCEVVALSPVRLLLVLITDNGRVDQRNVELEDVIDPDQTHRLRDILNTALEGKTLTDASVELAALVDDSPADIRPHLLKAATTLIETLVEQPSDRLIMAGTSNLTRVALPEGLPSIIEALEEQVVVLKLLARVPDLGNVSVSIGDENEADELRQTSVVATRYGFGTGAQAAALGGLGVVGPTYMDYSGTIAKVSAVARYVSEILAGE; the protein is encoded by the coding sequence ATGTCCAGCTCCACCGATGCCCGCCGCCAAGAAGTCCTGCGCGCCATCGTCGCGGATTACATCGCCTCCCAGTCGCCCGTGGGATCGAAGGCTCTGCTCGAGCGCTACCAGCTCGGCGTGTCCTCGGCGACGATCCGCAATGATATGGCCGTGCTCGAAGCCGAGGGCCTCATTGCCCAGGAACATGCCAGCTCCGGGCGTGTGCCCACGCAGAAGGGCTACCGCCAGTTTGTCGATACGCTCCATGATGTCAAGCCTCTGTCCGCGCCCGAGCGACGCGCTATGCTCACCTTCCTCGAAGGAGGGGTGGACTTAGAAGATGTGCTGCGCCGTTCCGTGCAGCTGCTCGCCCAGGTGACCAAGCAGGCGGCAGTCGTGCAGATGCCAAACCTCAAGGTCTCTCGCGTCAAACACTGCGAGGTCGTGGCGCTGTCCCCGGTCCGCTTACTGCTTGTGCTCATTACGGATAATGGGCGCGTCGATCAGCGCAATGTGGAGCTCGAGGATGTCATTGACCCGGACCAGACCCACCGCCTGCGCGATATCCTCAACACCGCCCTAGAAGGCAAGACGCTCACGGATGCTTCGGTGGAGCTCGCCGCGCTTGTCGACGATTCCCCGGCCGACATCCGCCCCCACCTCCTCAAAGCCGCCACCACCCTTATCGAGACCCTGGTGGAGCAGCCCTCCGATCGCTTGATCATGGCCGGCACCTCCAACCTCACCCGCGTGGCGCTGCCGGAAGGCCTGCCCTCCATCATCGAGGCCCTTGAGGAGCAGGTCGTCGTGCTCAAGCTGCTCGCCCGCGTGCCCGACTTGGGCAATGTATCGGTCTCCATCGGCGACGAGAACGAAGCCGATGAGCTGCGCCAAACCTCTGTCGTGGCAACACGCTATGGCTTCGGCACAGGGGCCCAGGCAGCAGCGCTCGGTGGGCTCGGCGTGGTGGGGCCGACTTATATGGACTATTCGGGAACAATCGCCAAGGTGTCTGCCGTTGCACGTTATGTGAGTGAAATCCTCGCGGGCGAGTAA
- the dnaJ gene encoding molecular chaperone DnaJ, with the protein MARDYYGILGVDKSASDAEIKKAYRKLARKYHPDVNPGDEEAAEKFREASVAQEVLLDPQKRQIVDMGGDPMEDRAAQGGGGFGGFGGGGLGDLFAEFFGGGGASRGPRSRVQPGDDALLRTTITLEEAYSGVKQQVKVDTAVLCDRCEGTGSESKAKPVTCDHCGGMGQVQEVQRSMLGNMMTTRDCPKCYGYGEVVTDPCGHCGGDGRVRKRRDITVTIPAGIGDGMRIRMASQGEVGHGGGPAGDLYVEVHTEPHPVFERNADDLHLTVRVPMVDAALGSSCTVEQLDGEELTLDIKPGTQPGESITLQGKGMPRLRTDGFGNLHAHVDVVIPTDLDKKTREALEKVRNAGHSGTEVHRAGDNQGESLFTRLRGKFRR; encoded by the coding sequence GTGGCTCGTGACTACTACGGCATTCTTGGTGTAGATAAGTCGGCTTCTGACGCCGAGATTAAGAAGGCCTACCGCAAGCTGGCCCGCAAGTACCATCCGGATGTGAACCCGGGCGATGAGGAGGCCGCGGAGAAGTTCCGCGAGGCCTCCGTGGCCCAGGAGGTTCTCCTCGATCCGCAGAAGCGCCAGATTGTTGACATGGGCGGTGACCCCATGGAGGACCGTGCTGCCCAAGGCGGCGGTGGCTTTGGCGGCTTCGGCGGTGGCGGTCTGGGTGACCTCTTTGCCGAGTTCTTCGGCGGCGGCGGTGCCTCCCGCGGCCCACGTTCCCGCGTGCAGCCGGGCGATGACGCCCTCCTGCGCACCACGATCACGCTGGAAGAGGCCTACAGCGGCGTCAAGCAGCAGGTCAAGGTAGATACCGCCGTGCTGTGTGACCGCTGCGAAGGCACCGGCTCGGAATCCAAGGCCAAGCCGGTTACCTGTGATCACTGCGGCGGCATGGGCCAGGTTCAGGAAGTCCAGCGCAGCATGCTGGGCAACATGATGACCACCCGCGATTGCCCGAAGTGCTACGGCTACGGTGAGGTTGTCACCGATCCGTGCGGCCACTGTGGCGGCGATGGCCGCGTGCGTAAGCGCCGCGATATTACGGTCACCATTCCGGCCGGCATCGGTGATGGCATGCGCATCCGAATGGCTTCCCAGGGCGAGGTCGGCCACGGCGGCGGCCCCGCGGGTGACCTCTACGTGGAGGTGCACACCGAGCCGCATCCGGTCTTCGAGCGTAATGCCGATGACCTGCACTTAACCGTCCGTGTGCCCATGGTGGATGCCGCTTTGGGTTCCTCGTGCACCGTCGAGCAGCTCGACGGCGAAGAGCTCACCCTCGATATCAAGCCGGGCACCCAGCCGGGCGAGTCCATCACCCTTCAGGGCAAGGGTATGCCGCGCCTGCGCACCGATGGTTTTGGCAACCTGCATGCCCACGTGGATGTCGTTATCCCGACCGACCTGGACAAGAAGACCCGCGAGGCCCTCGAGAAGGTCCGCAACGCAGGCCACAGCGGCACTGAGGTGCACCGCGCGGGCGACAACCAGGGTGAGTCCCTCTTCACCCGCCTTCGAGGCAAGTTCCGCCGCTAA
- the ybeY gene encoding rRNA maturation RNase YbeY: MSIEFINESGFEGVNEEMLIDVCSYALGRLDVNPDAECTLTAVDLQTIADLHVRWMDLEGPTDVMSFPMDELTPGATGGRPDSPDAGPAMLGDIVLCPEFAQRQANAAGHSLGHELALLTVHGCLHLLGYDHTTAAEEKEMFGLQNELLADWYEDLDSRGVSYQPKPSGPKAFPDAAERAKLDEEVPGGGI, translated from the coding sequence ATGAGCATCGAATTTATCAACGAGTCCGGCTTTGAGGGCGTGAACGAGGAAATGCTCATCGATGTCTGCTCTTATGCCTTGGGCCGCCTCGACGTTAACCCCGATGCCGAGTGCACGCTGACTGCCGTGGACCTGCAGACCATCGCAGACCTGCACGTGCGCTGGATGGATCTGGAAGGCCCTACCGACGTCATGAGCTTCCCCATGGATGAGCTCACCCCCGGTGCCACCGGTGGGCGCCCCGATTCCCCCGATGCCGGCCCGGCCATGCTCGGTGACATTGTGCTCTGCCCCGAGTTCGCCCAGCGCCAGGCCAACGCCGCCGGCCACTCCTTGGGCCACGAGCTGGCCTTGCTCACCGTCCACGGCTGTTTGCACCTGTTGGGCTATGACCACACCACAGCCGCGGAGGAAAAGGAGATGTTCGGCCTGCAGAACGAGCTGCTTGCGGACTGGTACGAGGACCTCGACTCCCGCGGCGTGAGCTACCAGCCCAAGCCCTCTGGCCCGAAGGCCTTCCCGGATGCGGCCGAGCGCGCCAAACTCGACGAGGAAGTCCCCGGCGGCGGCATCTAA